From a region of the Haematobia irritans isolate KBUSLIRL chromosome 4, ASM5000362v1, whole genome shotgun sequence genome:
- the LOC142236377 gene encoding heat shock protein 23-like, translating into MANLPLLLSLANGLNPISLPMPPFYEAPLHHLAQSHCGAVARGNPPIHTHIQRLQSSGPVSTIGKDGFQVCMDVQQFKPSELSVKVLGDCIVVEGKHEEREDYHGYISRCLVRRFTLPKGYDPNSVVSTLSSDGVLIVRAPKPQIKEKSNERIIHIQQVGPAHLHVKENTKDHVEEDKKQESTAPKK; encoded by the coding sequence ATGGCTAATCTACCACTTCTATTGAGTCTTGCCAATGGCCTCAACCCTATTTCATTGCCAATGCCACCATTCTACGAAGCACCACTGCACCATCTAGCTCAATCTCATTGTGGGGCTGTAGCTAGAGGAAACCCCCCAATTCATACACATATACAACGACTCCAGTCATCCGGTCCTGTATCCACAATAGGCAAAGATGGCTTCCAGGTTTGCATGGACGTCCAACAGTTTAAGCCAAGCGAATTGAGTGTCAAAGTGTTGGGCGATTGTATTGTTGTGGAAGGTAAACACGAAGAACGGGAAGACTATCATGGATATATCTCAAGGTGTCTGGTTCGACGTTTTACCTTACCCAAGGGCTATGATCCGAATAGTGTTGTATCCACGCTGTCATCGGATGGCGTTCTTATAGTACGTGCCCCAAAGccacaaataaaagaaaaatccaaTGAGCGCATCATACACATCCAACAAGTTGGTCCAGCCCATTTGCATGTGAAAGAGAATACCAAAGACCATGTTGAAGAGGACAAGAAGCAGGAAAGTACTGCCCCAAAGAAATAA
- the LOC142235226 gene encoding heat shock protein 23-like, with product MANLPLLLSLANDLNRISSSPFYETPLHHLVQPHSLAVAEGTHPSHRHMQRHHSSGPVSTIGKDGFQVCMDVQHFKPSELNVKVLGDCIVVEGKHEEREDDHGYISRCFVRRYTLPKGYDPNSVVSTLSSDGVLIVRAPKPQIKDKDNERIIQIQQVGPAHLHVKDNSKDHVEDEKKEESTDAKK from the coding sequence ATGGCTAATCTACCACTTCTATTGAGTCTTGCCAATGACCTCAACCGCATTTcatcatcaccattctatgaaaCACCACTACACCATCTGGTCCAACCTCATAGCCTGGCTGTGGCCGAAGGAACTCACCCAAGCCATAGACATATGCAACGACACCACTCATCGGGTCCTGTATCCACAATAGGCAAAGATGGCTTCCAAGTTTGCATGGATGTCCAACATTTTAAGCCAAGCGAATTGAATGTCAAAGTGTTAGGCGATTGTATTGTTGTGGAAGGTAAACACGAAGAACGAGAAGACGATCATGGCTATATCTCAAGGTGTTTTGTTCGACGTTATACCTTGCCCAAGGGTTATGATCCCAATAGTGTTGTCTCCACACTATCATCGGATGGCGTTCTTATAGTACGTGCTCCTAAGCCACAAATAAAAGACAAAGACAATGAGCGTATCATACAAATCCAACAAGTTGGTCCAGCCCATTTGCATGTGAAAGACAATTCCAAAGACCATGTTGAAGATGAGAAGAAGGAGGAAAGCACTGACGCAAAGAAATAA